GGTAGTCCTCCCAGCCGACGTAGGGCTCCGGCAGCTCGGCGTCGATCAGCGCCCGCTCGATCTGGAGCCGCGCGCCGGCCTGGACGACGATGTCCGTCGCGAACGCCCGGGTGACCGTGTCGAGGACGGCGGTGAGCGTGTCGAACGGCTCCTCGTGGTTGCCCTCGGCGCCCTTGAGGATCTCGGGCCAGCGCGCGTAGTGCTCCTGCACGACCGCGACGGCCAGGGCTTCCTTGTTCGTGTAGTGGAAGTACACCGCTCCCTTGGTCATCTCCGCGCGTTCGGCCACGTCCTGGAGGGTCACGGTCGCGTAGCCGCGCTCGGCGAAGAGCTGGGCCGCCGACTGGAGGATGTGGTTCTTCGTGCGCCGGGCGCGTTCCTGCTTCGGTTCGCTTCGGGGTGTCGCCATGCCTGTCCGCCTCTCTCGTGCCTACGCCTTGCAATATACATTCTCGAAGGTATATTTCTTGCTGCCGAGGGGCCACCGAGGTCCCTCGTCCATCGCGATGCTTCACCTTGTAGGGGGATAAGGATGTCCATCGGTGTGCTGCAGACCGCGTTACCTGCCGGACCGCTCGCCTCGACCGCCGACTCGCTCGCGCTGACCGCCGAGCCGCTCGCCTCGACCATCGAGCCGCTCGCCTCGACCATCGAGCAGCCCGCGCCGGCCGTCGAGCGGCTCCAGTCCATGATCCGGCAGGTCAAGGACGGGCTGAGCTTCGACCGCACGATCTCCCGCCGGTTCGTGCACCGCGCCTCGGTGACGGAGGTCTTCCTCACCGACGCGGCCGCCGCCGGGGCCGACCGCTTCCTGGTCGGCGCCCAACTGCCCCGGAACCACGCGCTGTACCGCCCGGAGGAGACCGGGCAGTGCGACTTCATGCTCCTCGTCGAGACCGTGCGCCAGGCCGGCATCTTCCTGAGCCACCGCTACCACGACGTGCCG
The DNA window shown above is from Streptomyces vietnamensis and carries:
- a CDS encoding ScbR family autoregulator-binding transcription factor; the encoded protein is MATPRSEPKQERARRTKNHILQSAAQLFAERGYATVTLQDVAERAEMTKGAVYFHYTNKEALAVAVVQEHYARWPEILKGAEGNHEEPFDTLTAVLDTVTRAFATDIVVQAGARLQIERALIDAELPEPYVGWEDYLTRLIAEARDAGQLRAGVEPRAAARVLVSAFFGMQHISDVLSRRKDLAERHEELRAVLLEGLRG